One segment of Triticum aestivum cultivar Chinese Spring chromosome 2A, IWGSC CS RefSeq v2.1, whole genome shotgun sequence DNA contains the following:
- the LOC123185057 gene encoding zinc finger A20 and AN1 domain-containing stress-associated protein 12, producing the protein MAQGQESSTQAAAAPALCSNGCGFYGSAATKNMCSKCYLEHLKATDTAAPAAEGKTKIKADVASLAFNLKTSLSLQDSAAAVAEAPAAEAPAKKAATTRCMACKKKVRLLGFACRCGGTFCSLHRYVDGHACDFDYKKVDREKIAQQNPLITPSKIDKI; encoded by the coding sequence ATGGCGCAGGGGCAGGAGTCGTCGACGCAGGCCGCCGCAGCGCCAGCGCTGTGCTCGAACGGCTGCGGGTTCTACGGCAGCGCGGCGACCAAGAACATGTGCTCCAAGTGCTACCTGGAGCACCTCAAGGCCACCGACACGGCCGCCCCCGCCGCCGAGGGGAAGACGAAGATCAAGGCGGACGTGGCCAGCCTCGCCTTCAACCTCAAGACGTCGCTGAGCCTGcaggactccgccgccgccgtcgccgaggcACCGGCGGCCGAGGCGCCGGCGAAGAAGGCGGCGACGACCAGGTGCATGGCGTGCAAGAAGAAGGTCAGGCTGCTGGGGTTCGCGTGCCGCTGCGGCGGCACCTTCTGCTCGCTGCACCGCTACGTGGACGGGCACGCGTGCGACTTCGACTACAAGAAGGTCGACCGCGAGAAGATCGCCCAGCAGAACCCTCTGATCACGCCGTCCAAGATCGACAAGATTTGA